The DNA sequence taatacccataatttcattttattttgtttgttttacaTTGCTAGGATTAACTGTCATATTTACCTTCATAAAAACTCATTCTCCAATGAAAAAAGTATTCGAGAGGATATTATACCTTCCTCATTTTTGAAGATgcatatttatcttttctccATATAAAAGATGAATATGGTAGTAGTTActtttatttacctttttcaGATTGcctttttgtaaaataagaaatatacaTTCTCAATTTACCTCTTTTCTTTGGAGGGAACTTCATAGAGTATTTTGTTATCAAACAAATCATTTCTGTGTTTTCTTTAATACTTCGTTCATTCATTCCTATGACACATTGATCTCGTACTTGTTTTGGTAGATTGCAATGAATAATTTGGTCAATGGCCTTTTAAGTAAGGACcaaatttcattcatttttcgATTGTACCATTCCAATTATTTGGTATAGAAATACTAATAACATGGATGTGGTGTCAAAGTTCAACCAAGGGGGAGAAAGAAAAACTAGTGCCACTTGCACTGAATGAGAATTTCTGATTTGGTAAAGGAGAATACAAGAACAAAACAACTGATCCAAAGTTCCTAGATAATTTCTCAAAGATATGATCAAAGAGTATACAAAAATCAAAGATATGATCAAAATAGGGAAATTTCTCACACAATTAAAGAGTGGACCATCATCAATTGGCCTAATTACAATGGGCATCATACCTCAACTCACCCTTTTTGGCTTGGTCTAGCTTTCTTGGGAGAATCACTGCGGCTGATTTTCTTTCTAGAAGATTCAACAAACAGATTCTTGTACTTCTCCATTACTCTTTCCTTCTCCTCAGGCAACCCCAGCAGCTCGTATGCATTGCTCACTTTCCTAACTATAGATTTCTCTGGTGGCTTACGGTCAAAAGACTCGAGGCCCTTGAATAGTGTCACGAGCTCATTGAACATCTTGTTCCTGTAATACATCGAGATCACAAGCTTGCACAGTTTCCACGGAACCGAATGCAGATCAAAAGCGAGTTTCTTCTTCCAAATATCTTGCGCTTCCTCAACCCGATTATCCATATCCAAGGCATGAATCAGCTGGCCGTATGTCCCGTTGGTGGTGCCCTGTCCCTTGCTTAGCATCCACTTGATAACCTGAACTACCCTGTGCCACTGCTGCTCTTTCTCAAGAGCGAGTAATACGTTCTTCAGCGCCCCAATTGGGAAGTCCTGTTCCCACGCAACCCAAGCATCGAGGGCGCTGTACACGGCTTCTTTGCTATCTGGGAGATCCATAAGTGTGGCCACAAGAAAGctgtttttttcctttcttggAACGTTCTCTCCTATTTGGCAACGGGGCACACTCCCCATGCCTTTGATCCGATTCTGAGACGTGAAATGGCTTATGTCCTCCGTTGATTCTTCATTCTTTTGGTTAGAGATTGTGGAGTATCGCATGGCATTGTAACAAGAAGAGAGGGACTCGGCTCTTTCAACATTGACTCTGTTTAACTGCTTGGCCAGTCTTGTTACAAAGGCTATTCTTGACATTGGTATTGACTTGATACTGACTACGGACTAACAACTGCTGATCAGCTTATGTAATGCAAAATCTGGAATTTGGGAAAATGTTTTTAGAAACGATAATCAAACTTTAAAGCAGAGAAACAATCTGTTTCCCTAGCTCCCGGAGAGGGAAGAAAGTGCTAATGGGGGCAGCAGAGAACAGGCAAACATATACGTTCGAATTCCTGATGCAGAGAAAGCTCCCCAACTATGTGTTTCGCCATTTTGATAATGAAGGGATTAGCATACTTCGCCTCGCTGCAAAGCTGGGAGCGAACCAACCATGGCACATTCATTCCCGGTGCTGCTCTACAGATGCAATGGGAGATCGAAGGGTACAAGGTACTATATCATTACCATAACTTCTCCTAAAGTAATGCTACAACCCCAATGTATCGGATGCTTATCAACAAACCCGTTCAACCAAATCTTTcgataaaagaaatattttttaatacttgaTCAGTGACCCTTTTCAACCTAAAAGGGGAGacgagaaagaaagaaagaaaaagtaacaGGACAGATGTGATATCATTCCAACTGTCGCCAATCAGttgaattaaaatgaata is a window from the Salvia hispanica cultivar TCC Black 2014 chromosome 1, UniMelb_Shisp_WGS_1.0, whole genome shotgun sequence genome containing:
- the LOC125201858 gene encoding pentatricopeptide repeat-containing protein At4g18975, chloroplastic — its product is MSRIAFVTRLAKQLNRVNVERAESLSSCYNAMRYSTISNQKNEESTEDISHFTSQNRIKGMGSVPRCQIGENVPRKEKNSFLVATLMDLPDSKEAVYSALDAWVAWEQDFPIGALKNVLLALEKEQQWHRVVQVIKWMLSKGQGTTNGTYGQLIHALDMDNRVEEAQDIWKKKLAFDLHSVPWKLCKLVISMYYRNKMFNELVTLFKGLESFDRKPPEKSIVRKVSNAYELLGLPEEKERVMEKYKNLFVESSRKKISRSDSPKKARPSQKG